A stretch of Tripterygium wilfordii isolate XIE 37 chromosome 11, ASM1340144v1, whole genome shotgun sequence DNA encodes these proteins:
- the LOC120009278 gene encoding zinc finger matrin-type protein 2-like, translating to MSNNAAGVDNTFRRKFDREEYLERARERERQEADGKFKSKSKAPPVQRKPLKHRDHDVDLESRLGKTQIVTPIAPLSQQAGYYCSVCECVVKDSANYLDHINGKKHQRALGMSMRVERASLEQVQQRFELLKKRKAPVSFTEQDLDERILKQQQEDEERKRQRREKKKEKKKEKATAEEETELDPDVAAMMGFGGFGSSKK from the exons ATGAGTAACAAT GCTGCGGGGGTTGATAACACCTTCAGGAGGAAATTCGATCGGGAAGAGTATCTTGAACGAGCTCGTGAGCGCGAAAGACAG GAGGCTGATGGGAAGTTTAAATCAAAAT caaaAGCTCCTCCAGTGCAAAGGAAGCCTTTGAAGCATAGGGATCATGACGTGGACCTGGAATCTAGATTGGGGAAAACTcag ATTGTTACTCCAATAGCACCATTGAGCCAGCAG GCTGGATATTACTGTTCTGTTTGTGAATGTGTAGTAAAGGATTCTGCCAACTACTTGGATCATATCAATGGAAAAAAAC ATCAAAGAGCTTTGGGCATGTCCATGCGTGTGGAACGAGCATCTCTTGAGCAG GTACAACAAAGGTTTGAACTTCTCAAGAAGCGGAAAGCTCCTGTAAGCTTTACAGAACAAG ACCTTGATGAGCGTATTTTAAAACAACAGCAAGAAGATGAGGAACGGAAGCGCCAACGacgagaaaagaagaaagagaagaag AAAGAGAAGGCAACAGCAGAAGAGGAAACTGAATTAGATCCTGACGTTGCTGCTATGATGGGATTTGGCGGTTTTGGTTCATCAAAAAAGTGA